One genomic segment of Arachis duranensis cultivar V14167 chromosome 4, aradu.V14167.gnm2.J7QH, whole genome shotgun sequence includes these proteins:
- the LOC107485344 gene encoding transcription initiation factor TFIID subunit 13 yields the protein MSSSGGGSSSKPRSASFQPSETSSKRKRGVFQKELQHMMYGFGDDPNPLPESVALMEDIVVEYVTELVHKAQDIGSQRGKLSVEDFLYLIRKDLPKLNRCTELLSMNEELKQARKVFESDEDKLRKVFEVDEPVE from the exons ATGAGCAGTTCCGGTGGTGGAAGCTCGTCGAAACCAAGAAGTGCTTCTTTTCAACCTTCCGAAACTTCTTCAAAGCGCAAAAGAGGAGTCTTCCAAAAAGAAC TGCAGCACATGATGTACGGCTTTGGAGATGATCCAAAT CCTCTTCCTGAAAGTGTGGCACTTATGGAGGATATTGTTGTGGAATATGTCACGGAATTG GTACATAAAGCTCAAGATATTGGATCACAGAGAGGGAAGCTTTCTGTTGAGGATTTCCTTTATTTGATTCGCAAG GATTTGCCAAAACTTAATCGATGTACAGAATTGTTGTCCATGAATGAAGAGCTGAAACAGGCAAGGAAAGTCTTTGAATCAGATGAAGACAAACTGAGGAAGGTTTTTGAGGTAGATGAACCCGTTGAATGA